From Pseudanabaena sp. PCC 6802, one genomic window encodes:
- a CDS encoding CHAT domain-containing protein — METPSWRIAIVSFRLPHCVFVTATLLFSLFSAPTSVPHFLFPLSAQTNNDRLNEALQLFEKGTQLRDRGQPRKALETFRKLLDIARQIKNPSFEGMALVNIGIIHRNLAQYKEAIESYQKALQIFQALGDRAGEGISLNNIGEVYNSLGQRSEAIEFLHRALKIRQALRDRYSEGITLSNISTVYLGRREYPKALEFSQQALVIARETSNRRAEGNILNHIGEVYKSQGEYSRALKSYQQALAIAKDYPSDESTVINNLGGLYNILGQYSKALDLYQQSLAIDEKISDLAGVGKVLNNIGQVYSNQKRHSEALKFYQLARVKIEQVGDRSTEYTILNNIGTAYKSLEQPSKALEFLQKSLAISKEVGDRPADATLNNIGSVYEDLNQYAKALDFYQQALMASRQFGKRDEESIVLGNIGNILDKQKQSELAIAYLKQSINVTETIRQDLKNLGKQDRATYTDVIAKGYRKLADLLIQQNRVMEALQVLDLLKVQELEDYLKNVKGSEKTAQGVKLLPPEQHFFSSHKTFTDLEFSKNPAVNTLVRQLSQIPQAELNPVPESLKNIPKNSVLLYPVILGDRLELVLFSPGSPPVHRSVAVKKEELEAAIVTFKTELSRRPVSVEDTDDVKASAQKLYKWIIEPIKADLDRIKPQTITYAPDGKLRYIPLAALYDGKQWLVQQYRIHNIVSYNLTDFDAKPQPQMSVVAGAFGGKEKETRFNFNGLPATIPEVQNIAVNLPNTITLIEADFNRKALESKINNQKTHNILHLATHAQFVDGTPDASFILFGNGDKVTLREVKEWQLKHVDLVVLSACQTGLGGLGSGVEILGLGYQFQVAGSKSAIATLWEIDDGGTQVLMDKFYPALKQGMPTVEALYQAQLQLINGKPAAGQPDTSQPYYWSAFMLIGNGR; from the coding sequence GTGGAAACACCTTCCTGGAGGATAGCGATCGTGTCATTTCGCCTACCACACTGCGTTTTTGTAACTGCAACTCTCCTATTTTCTCTATTTTCTGCTCCAACATCTGTTCCCCACTTCCTATTCCCACTATCAGCTCAAACTAATAATGATAGGTTAAACGAGGCATTACAGCTATTTGAAAAGGGGACTCAACTCAGGGATAGAGGTCAGCCTAGAAAAGCACTTGAGACATTCCGAAAACTCTTAGATATTGCCAGACAAATTAAAAATCCTTCTTTTGAAGGCATGGCACTCGTCAATATTGGAATAATTCACAGAAATCTTGCCCAGTACAAGGAGGCGATTGAGTCCTATCAAAAGGCACTGCAAATTTTTCAGGCATTGGGAGATCGTGCCGGGGAAGGTATTTCCCTGAACAATATTGGTGAAGTTTATAACAGTCTCGGTCAGCGCTCTGAAGCTATAGAATTCTTGCATCGGGCATTAAAAATCCGTCAAGCATTGCGAGATAGATATAGTGAGGGAATCACGCTCAGTAATATTAGTACAGTTTATTTAGGTCGGAGAGAATATCCAAAAGCGTTGGAGTTCTCTCAACAAGCGTTGGTGATAGCTAGGGAAACCAGCAATCGCCGTGCTGAAGGAAATATTCTCAACCATATTGGAGAAGTTTATAAGAGTCAGGGAGAATATTCAAGAGCACTGAAGTCCTATCAGCAAGCTCTGGCGATCGCTAAAGACTATCCCTCTGACGAAAGCACGGTAATCAACAATCTTGGTGGACTTTATAATATCCTAGGGCAATATTCTAAGGCATTAGATCTCTACCAACAAAGTCTAGCAATTGACGAAAAGATTAGCGATCTTGCTGGAGTGGGCAAGGTACTCAACAATATTGGGCAAGTTTACAGTAATCAGAAGCGGCACTCAGAAGCACTAAAGTTCTATCAGCTAGCACGGGTAAAGATCGAACAGGTCGGCGATCGCTCTACCGAATACACAATTCTCAACAATATTGGAACTGCTTACAAGAGTCTTGAGCAACCGTCCAAGGCACTGGAATTCTTACAAAAATCCTTGGCAATCAGCAAAGAAGTTGGAGATCGACCTGCAGACGCAACACTCAACAATATTGGGTCTGTATACGAAGATCTGAACCAATACGCTAAAGCGTTAGATTTCTATCAGCAAGCACTGATGGCTTCAAGACAATTTGGCAAACGTGATGAAGAAAGTATAGTACTTGGTAATATTGGGAACATCCTAGATAAACAAAAGCAGTCAGAATTAGCTATCGCCTACTTGAAGCAATCTATCAATGTCACAGAGACAATTCGTCAAGACTTAAAGAATTTAGGAAAACAGGATCGAGCTACATATACCGATGTCATAGCAAAGGGTTATCGGAAACTAGCGGATTTACTCATACAGCAAAATCGCGTGATGGAAGCATTACAGGTATTGGATTTGCTCAAAGTGCAGGAGTTGGAGGATTATTTAAAAAATGTGAAAGGTAGTGAGAAAACCGCACAGGGAGTCAAGTTGCTGCCACCTGAACAACATTTTTTCAGCTCCCACAAGACATTTACCGATTTAGAATTCAGCAAGAATCCTGCCGTAAATACTCTCGTGAGGCAACTGAGCCAGATTCCGCAAGCAGAACTCAATCCCGTGCCAGAGAGCTTAAAGAACATTCCCAAAAATTCGGTATTGCTCTATCCTGTGATTCTGGGCGATCGCCTGGAGTTAGTTCTATTCTCACCAGGTTCGCCACCCGTTCATCGTTCCGTTGCGGTTAAGAAGGAAGAGTTAGAAGCAGCGATTGTAACCTTTAAAACCGAGTTGTCTCGCCGACCAGTATCTGTTGAAGATACTGATGATGTGAAAGCATCTGCCCAAAAGCTCTACAAATGGATAATCGAACCGATTAAAGCCGATCTCGATCGCATCAAGCCTCAAACCATTACCTACGCGCCTGACGGCAAGTTACGCTACATTCCTCTCGCGGCTCTATACGATGGTAAGCAATGGTTAGTGCAGCAATACCGCATCCATAACATCGTTTCCTACAATCTCACAGACTTTGATGCCAAGCCGCAACCTCAAATGAGTGTAGTGGCTGGTGCGTTTGGTGGGAAAGAGAAGGAAACGCGCTTTAACTTTAATGGCTTACCTGCCACAATACCCGAAGTCCAGAACATTGCCGTAAACCTACCCAACACCATCACGCTAATCGAAGCTGACTTCAACCGTAAGGCACTGGAATCAAAGATAAATAACCAGAAAACGCATAATATTCTCCATCTAGCGACCCATGCCCAATTTGTCGATGGTACGCCCGATGCTTCGTTTATCCTGTTCGGCAATGGCGATAAGGTAACTCTGCGCGAAGTGAAAGAATGGCAACTGAAGCACGTAGACTTAGTAGTCTTGAGTGCTTGTCAAACCGGACTGGGCGGTCTGGGTAGCGGTGTGGAGATTTTAGGCTTGGGTTACCAGTTTCAAGTAGCAGGCTCGAAATCAGCGATCGCCACCCTCTGGGAAATTGACGATGGTGGCACCCAAGTCCTGATGGATAAATTCTATCCAGCGCTTAAGCAAGGTATGCCTACAGTCGAAGCTCTGTACCAAGCCCAACTACAACTAATTAACGGCAAGCCTGCCGCCGGGCAGCCAGATACCAGCCAGCCCTACTATTGGTCGGCATTTATGCTGATTGGGAATGGCAGGTAA
- a CDS encoding Rpn family recombination-promoting nuclease/putative transposase, translating into MIIVDRAKTNAYQLRDRPIYFVEAQFQKDDGFYWRLFGEIFIYLKQYKPAHDWRAVVVYPGRNIDSDVPMQYRGLVLAGQLQQVYLNELSLDPGQSLGIKVAELVVAKEEVALEQAMQLMQQAQQDLADPSTQAKVLELIETIIIYKLPNKSRQELEAMFGLEELKKTRYFQEVSAEEREKGKLEGKLEGKLEGKLEGKLEGKLEGKLEAVPRLLNLGLTVEKVAEVLELDVEIVRKVANRGAE; encoded by the coding sequence TTGATTATTGTCGATAGAGCTAAAACCAATGCATATCAACTACGAGATCGCCCGATTTACTTTGTGGAGGCGCAATTCCAAAAGGATGATGGCTTCTACTGGCGCTTGTTTGGCGAGATTTTCATTTATCTGAAGCAATACAAGCCCGCTCACGATTGGCGAGCAGTTGTGGTGTATCCAGGTCGCAATATCGATTCAGACGTGCCGATGCAGTATCGCGGGCTAGTGCTTGCAGGACAATTGCAGCAGGTATATCTAAATGAGTTATCCCTAGATCCAGGGCAGTCTTTGGGTATCAAAGTTGCTGAGTTAGTGGTGGCTAAGGAGGAAGTGGCATTGGAGCAAGCCATGCAATTAATGCAGCAAGCGCAGCAGGATTTAGCCGATCCATCTACTCAAGCAAAAGTATTAGAATTAATTGAAACGATAATTATTTACAAGCTGCCAAATAAAAGTCGTCAGGAGCTAGAAGCTATGTTTGGTCTGGAAGAGTTAAAGAAAACGCGCTACTTTCAAGAGGTTTCTGCCGAAGAACGGGAGAAGGGCAAACTTGAGGGCAAACTTGAGGGTAAACTTGAGGGCAAACTTGAGGGCAAACTTGAGGGTAAGCTTGAGGGTAAGCTTGAAGCAGTACCACGACTGCTAAATTTGGGGTTGACTGTGGAGAAAGTTGCAGAAGTGTTAGAGCTAGATGTTGAGATCGTGCGGAAAGTTGCTAATCGGGGGGCTGAATAA
- a CDS encoding PAS domain S-box protein: MSNPTILCVDDERNVLLTLRNQLMRHFPSYAVEIAESGIEALELVDNLVAEGTEVPLVIADQIMSGMKGDELLIELNKRHPQILKVMLTGQAKAEEVGNAVNWGNLYRFIAKPWNEADLNLTVTEALRRYQQDRQLAQQQAALEQANRELAVLNAGLEQQIQERTQQLRRNEQQLRLFVEHTPVAVAMFDLQMNYLVASQRWIKDYDLGNESICGRSHYDVFPGVSDYWREIHQRCLSGAVEKSERDLYIRLDGRQEWIRWEIRPWYDEENTIGGIIIFNEVITDRIQSEIALRDREALLVMAQQVTHLGSWEFDLQTQAITWSAETYRMFGLDPSQAVPPYSEYLQKIHADDRLILQQCVEQAIVSGTPYIIDYRAILPDGSIRYHEGRGEISRDAKGQVVKLYGTVLDITDRKHTEIALHGTLQSLEVQKRALDEAAIVAITDRQGIITYVNDRFCQISKYDRSELIGKTHRIVKSGCHPPEFYRDLWHTISAGNVWHGEIANHAKDGTLYWVDTTIVPFLDERGKPFQYLAIRFDTTERKRTEAALQELNEELESRIQERTQDLLQSQQILQDQEERFRQLAENIDAVFWMTDLSKRQIIYISHKYEELWGQSCDSVIQNSFSFVDRIHPEDRDRVVAAFPKQALGEYNEEYRLLLSDGKIRWIRDRAFPIADRSGQVYRIAGIAEDITERKLAEADLQDKEQFLRSIYEGVDNPIFVIDVTADGEFRYTDWNRAAEKASGWKAIDIVGKIPEEIYGSDAGSYERQRLRQCLETGNSITYEESLMFQGRETFWLTTIYPLKDTNDRIYRLIGTTFDISDRRQAEGALRQSEERFRATFEQAAVGIVQANLKGRFVKLNQKFCDIVGYPEAELLTKVFGEITHPDDLERDRQHVSRLLAGDDRTFAMEKRYIRKDGKIVWVNLSVSLVRNLVGEPEYFIGVIQDISDRKQAVEALRQANAELEMRVEERTTELREAKEVAEAANRAKSTFLANMSHELRTPLNAILGFSQLLGRDDALRTEQQQQLGIINRSGEHLLHLINDILEMSKIEAGQISLLPINFDLYTAIANLQEMFALKAKSKGLALQIERQDTVPRFVRADENKLRQVLINLLSNAVKFTDSGSVSLEIDVISDALESQRTRLHFKVKDTGVGIDANELAYLFKPFVQTRSGKAAKTGTGLGLAISYQFVELMGGELRVSSLPQIGSSFEFDIPIEVVMAEDMPAQVTRHRVLHLAPNQPTFRILIAEDNVANRQLMVQMLEPLGFAVETVENGQQAIERWEQWQPDLIWMDIHMPVMDGYEATQSIVQQQQNQSTAKKTVIIALTASAFEEERARILATGCDDLAIKPASEEVILEKLVKYLGVQYLYAEEVTLNGVAAGTEKRQTLSREDLAVMPGVWLHQLHRAARIADEEALVELLEQVPSNYSQVADLLKVLIDNFNLETIVNLTKPAID; the protein is encoded by the coding sequence ATGAGTAACCCCACGATCCTTTGCGTCGACGACGAGCGTAACGTCTTACTCACGCTGAGGAATCAATTAATGCGGCATTTCCCCAGTTATGCGGTTGAAATTGCTGAGAGTGGCATTGAGGCGTTAGAACTCGTCGACAATCTCGTAGCCGAGGGAACGGAAGTTCCGCTGGTGATTGCCGACCAGATCATGTCGGGGATGAAAGGCGATGAATTGCTAATCGAACTAAACAAGCGCCATCCCCAGATTCTGAAAGTGATGCTCACGGGACAAGCCAAGGCAGAAGAAGTGGGTAATGCCGTCAACTGGGGTAACCTCTATCGCTTTATTGCTAAACCCTGGAATGAGGCAGATCTAAACTTGACAGTGACCGAGGCACTGCGACGCTACCAGCAAGACCGACAACTAGCCCAACAACAAGCAGCGCTAGAGCAAGCTAACCGCGAACTAGCGGTGTTGAATGCCGGACTAGAACAACAGATCCAGGAGCGCACCCAACAACTGCGTCGCAACGAGCAGCAACTGCGGTTGTTCGTCGAACATACTCCTGTAGCAGTAGCGATGTTCGATCTCCAGATGAATTACCTGGTTGCCAGCCAGCGTTGGATAAAGGACTATGACCTGGGTAATGAATCCATCTGCGGGCGATCGCACTACGATGTTTTTCCTGGAGTCTCCGATTACTGGCGGGAGATTCATCAACGCTGCTTAAGCGGAGCTGTGGAGAAGAGCGAACGAGATCTTTACATCCGTCTGGATGGAAGGCAGGAGTGGATACGGTGGGAAATACGTCCCTGGTATGACGAAGAAAATACCATTGGCGGCATCATTATCTTTAACGAAGTTATCACCGATCGCATCCAATCGGAAATTGCTCTAAGGGACAGGGAAGCCCTGCTGGTCATGGCTCAGCAAGTTACCCATCTGGGCAGTTGGGAATTTGACTTGCAAACCCAAGCAATTACCTGGTCGGCGGAAACCTATCGCATGTTCGGACTAGATCCATCCCAAGCCGTACCTCCCTATTCTGAATATCTTCAAAAAATCCATGCCGACGACCGACTTATATTGCAGCAGTGCGTGGAGCAGGCGATCGTCAGCGGAACGCCCTACATCATTGACTACAGAGCAATCCTGCCAGACGGTTCGATTCGCTACCATGAAGGGCGGGGAGAGATAAGTCGGGATGCTAAGGGTCAAGTAGTAAAGCTGTACGGTACAGTGCTGGATATTACCGATCGCAAGCACACGGAAATCGCACTCCACGGCACCTTACAATCTTTGGAGGTTCAGAAACGGGCGCTGGATGAAGCTGCAATCGTAGCGATTACCGATCGCCAGGGCATCATTACCTATGTCAACGATCGGTTCTGTCAGATTTCAAAATACGATCGCAGCGAGTTGATCGGAAAAACGCATCGCATTGTCAAATCTGGATGTCACCCCCCTGAGTTTTATCGAGATCTTTGGCATACGATTTCAGCAGGCAACGTCTGGCACGGGGAAATCGCCAACCATGCCAAAGATGGCACGCTTTACTGGGTAGATACGACTATCGTTCCTTTTTTAGACGAGCGCGGTAAACCATTTCAGTACCTCGCTATTCGTTTCGACACTACCGAGCGCAAACGGACAGAAGCAGCGTTGCAGGAACTGAACGAAGAACTGGAATCCCGAATTCAGGAGCGTACTCAAGATTTGCTCCAATCCCAACAGATATTGCAGGATCAAGAAGAACGCTTCCGTCAACTCGCCGAAAATATCGATGCTGTCTTCTGGATGACCGATCTATCAAAACGACAAATTATTTACATTAGCCACAAGTATGAGGAATTGTGGGGGCAATCATGCGATAGTGTAATACAGAATAGCTTTTCCTTCGTAGATCGCATTCACCCTGAAGATCGAGATCGCGTCGTTGCGGCTTTCCCAAAACAAGCCCTAGGGGAATATAACGAAGAGTATCGCCTCCTCCTATCAGATGGTAAAATACGTTGGATTCGCGATCGGGCGTTCCCAATTGCCGATCGCTCTGGTCAAGTTTATCGAATTGCTGGAATTGCTGAGGATATTACGGAGCGCAAACTTGCGGAAGCAGATTTACAGGATAAAGAGCAGTTTCTGCGCAGCATCTATGAGGGGGTTGATAATCCCATTTTTGTGATCGATGTTACCGCAGATGGCGAGTTTCGCTATACTGACTGGAATAGAGCCGCAGAAAAAGCCAGTGGATGGAAAGCTATAGATATTGTCGGTAAAATCCCGGAAGAAATTTATGGTTCTGATGCGGGTAGTTACGAACGCCAACGGCTAAGGCAATGTCTAGAAACGGGCAACTCCATAACCTATGAAGAATCCCTAATGTTCCAGGGTCGGGAAACCTTTTGGTTGACGACGATATACCCACTCAAAGACACCAACGACAGAATCTATCGCCTGATCGGGACGACTTTCGATATTAGCGATCGCAGGCAAGCAGAAGGAGCCCTGCGCCAAAGCGAAGAACGGTTCCGCGCCACCTTCGAGCAAGCAGCCGTCGGCATAGTTCAGGCTAACTTAAAAGGGAGATTCGTCAAACTCAACCAGAAGTTCTGCGATATTGTCGGTTATCCTGAAGCAGAGCTTTTGACCAAAGTATTTGGGGAAATTACCCACCCGGACGATCTAGAACGAGATAGGCAACACGTTAGTCGTTTGCTAGCTGGGGATGACCGCACGTTCGCGATGGAAAAGCGCTACATCCGCAAGGATGGCAAAATCGTATGGGTTAACCTGAGCGTTTCATTAGTGCGGAATCTGGTTGGGGAACCAGAGTATTTTATCGGCGTAATTCAAGACATCAGCGATCGCAAGCAAGCAGTGGAGGCCCTGCGCCAAGCCAATGCCGAGCTTGAAATGCGAGTGGAGGAGCGTACAACCGAGTTGCGAGAAGCTAAAGAAGTAGCCGAAGCAGCAAATCGGGCCAAGAGTACCTTCCTGGCCAACATGAGCCACGAGTTGCGCACCCCGCTCAACGCCATTCTCGGCTTCAGTCAACTGTTGGGGCGCGATGATGCGCTCCGCACGGAGCAACAGCAACAACTGGGTATTATCAACCGTAGCGGCGAGCACCTATTGCACCTGATCAATGATATCTTGGAAATGTCTAAAATTGAGGCAGGACAGATCTCGCTCTTGCCCATTAACTTCGACCTTTACACTGCAATCGCAAATTTACAAGAAATGTTTGCACTCAAAGCCAAATCAAAAGGGTTAGCGTTGCAAATCGAGCGACAGGATACAGTACCGCGCTTCGTCCGCGCCGATGAGAACAAACTCCGCCAGGTTCTGATTAATCTACTGAGCAATGCGGTTAAGTTTACCGATAGTGGCAGCGTGAGTCTAGAGATCGATGTCATTTCCGATGCCTTAGAATCTCAGCGAACACGCCTGCACTTTAAGGTCAAGGATACGGGAGTTGGCATTGATGCCAACGAACTCGCCTATCTATTCAAACCCTTCGTGCAAACTCGGTCTGGCAAGGCAGCCAAAACCGGAACGGGTTTGGGTTTAGCCATCAGCTACCAATTCGTAGAACTAATGGGGGGAGAGCTTCGAGTTAGCAGCCTGCCACAGATAGGTAGTAGTTTTGAATTTGACATTCCCATCGAGGTGGTAATGGCAGAAGACATGCCAGCCCAAGTTACCAGACATCGGGTTTTGCATCTAGCTCCCAATCAACCGACTTTTCGGATTCTGATTGCAGAGGATAATGTGGCAAATCGACAACTGATGGTGCAGATGTTGGAGCCATTGGGATTTGCCGTAGAAACGGTGGAGAACGGCCAGCAAGCGATCGAGCGATGGGAGCAGTGGCAACCAGACCTGATCTGGATGGACATCCACATGCCAGTCATGGATGGCTATGAGGCCACCCAATCGATCGTCCAACAGCAGCAAAACCAGAGCACTGCGAAAAAGACCGTAATTATTGCGCTCACTGCCAGTGCGTTTGAGGAGGAACGAGCGCGCATCCTGGCGACGGGCTGCGACGACCTCGCGATCAAGCCGGCATCAGAGGAGGTGATTCTGGAGAAGTTAGTCAAATATTTAGGCGTGCAGTATCTCTATGCCGAGGAAGTAACGCTGAATGGTGTGGCCGCAGGGACAGAAAAGCGGCAGACCCTCAGCAGGGAAGATTTAGCAGTGATGCCAGGTGTGTGGTTGCATCAGTTGCATCGAGCGGCACGCATAGCGGATGAGGAAGCGTTGGTAGAGTTGCTGGAGCAAGTGCCTTCCAACTACTCCCAAGTGGCTGATTTGCTGAAAGTATTGATTGATAACTTTAACCTGGAGACTATCGTGAATCTCACAAAACCCGCGATCGATTAA
- a CDS encoding N-acetylmuramoyl-L-alanine amidase: MRRVLVFLLLFAVTVCVMRSVGAQDRPESLHLTYPPAQHQTTSSKIFFIGTAPKDGDVLINDRPIRRSIFGHFAPSLPLQIGENSFLLRYKDRTITVKVTRSPRQIQPPKELGFISDSLYPTVDIARMPNERICFQAIATPGATLSLRLGDRTIALAPKAANVQLPANSAVLTKSNQPLEEPVAGRYEGCSAFATSAQLGQPEYEISLNGNSVKQKAKGSLEILSSDRLQVAEVNVESGVTRTGPSSDFSRLTPLPKGTRALINAREGEWLRLSYGADRSVWINGKSTKIRDANESPRSIVRSLSSRTRKDWTDIVIPLQVPVPIAIEQSDRIFKLKLHNVTAQTDTILVDNDPIISRLDWHQLDPDTVEYEIGLKSDRQWGYKVRYQGTSLVLSLKHPPQFLVDRKSLSNSQERFRTERVPPPKPLTGVTILLDPGHGSKEDYGARGPTGYPEKDVTLITSKLLRDRLVQMGAKVYLTREGDDDILPEGRVAAIEKIEPAIALSIHYNALPDDGDAENTKGIGTFWYHPQSHDLAQFLHDYLVKNLNRNSYGVYWGNLALVRPTVAPAVLLELGFTIHPEEFEWIIDPQQQKLLADTLANAIAEWFRPSL, translated from the coding sequence ATGAGACGTGTTTTAGTTTTTCTGCTATTATTCGCAGTAACAGTATGTGTCATGCGATCGGTAGGAGCGCAGGATAGACCCGAGTCGCTCCACCTTACCTATCCGCCCGCGCAGCATCAAACCACCAGTAGCAAAATCTTTTTTATCGGTACTGCCCCTAAGGATGGCGATGTGCTGATTAACGATCGCCCGATCCGGCGCAGCATATTCGGACATTTTGCCCCTAGCCTCCCACTCCAAATAGGTGAAAATTCATTTTTACTTAGATATAAAGATCGCACTATTACTGTCAAAGTGACGCGATCGCCGCGCCAAATCCAACCACCAAAGGAATTGGGATTTATCTCTGATTCGCTTTACCCAACAGTGGATATTGCGAGAATGCCAAACGAACGCATCTGTTTCCAAGCGATCGCTACACCAGGAGCAACTCTTTCGCTCAGGCTGGGAGATAGAACTATAGCGCTCGCACCCAAAGCAGCAAACGTGCAACTGCCAGCTAACTCGGCGGTGCTGACAAAATCAAATCAACCGCTTGAGGAACCAGTTGCCGGACGCTATGAGGGATGTAGTGCATTTGCAACCTCCGCCCAGTTAGGTCAACCGGAATATGAAATTAGCTTGAATGGTAACTCCGTCAAGCAAAAAGCTAAAGGTAGCTTAGAAATTCTCTCCAGCGATCGCCTGCAAGTGGCGGAGGTAAATGTCGAGTCGGGCGTGACTCGCACCGGCCCGAGTTCGGACTTTTCCCGCCTCACTCCCTTGCCAAAAGGAACTCGGGCATTAATTAACGCAAGAGAAGGAGAATGGCTGCGTCTGAGTTATGGAGCAGATCGAAGCGTGTGGATTAATGGCAAATCCACAAAGATTAGGGATGCAAACGAGTCACCGCGTTCGATCGTACGTAGTTTGAGTAGCAGAACTAGGAAGGATTGGACGGATATTGTAATTCCTTTACAAGTACCAGTCCCGATCGCGATCGAGCAAAGCGATCGCATCTTTAAACTGAAGTTGCACAACGTGACGGCGCAAACGGACACTATCTTGGTCGATAATGACCCCATTATTTCCCGTTTAGACTGGCATCAACTCGATCCCGATACGGTGGAGTACGAGATCGGGCTAAAAAGCGATCGGCAGTGGGGATATAAAGTGAGATATCAGGGCACATCTTTAGTCCTATCGTTAAAACATCCACCTCAATTTTTAGTCGATCGGAAATCTCTCTCGAATTCGCAAGAGCGATTTCGTACCGAACGCGTTCCGCCGCCCAAACCATTGACGGGCGTGACTATTCTCCTCGATCCAGGACATGGCAGCAAAGAAGATTACGGCGCACGCGGGCCGACGGGCTATCCCGAGAAGGATGTCACGCTGATTACTTCTAAATTACTGCGCGATCGCCTGGTACAAATGGGAGCGAAGGTTTATCTGACTCGCGAGGGCGATGATGACATTCTGCCGGAGGGACGAGTGGCGGCGATTGAGAAAATAGAACCCGCGATCGCCTTGAGCATCCACTATAACGCTCTGCCCGACGATGGTGATGCGGAGAATACGAAGGGAATCGGTACGTTTTGGTATCATCCCCAGAGTCACGATCTAGCGCAGTTTCTACACGATTATCTGGTCAAAAACCTTAATCGCAATTCCTATGGCGTATATTGGGGGAATCTGGCGCTGGTGCGTCCGACTGTGGCACCAGCAGTTTTGCTAGAATTAGGTTTTACGATCCATCCAGAGGAGTTTGAGTGGATTATCGACCCACAACAACAAAAGCTACTGGCTGATACGCTTGCTAACGCTATTGCGGAATGGTTTAGGCCATCTCTCTAA